In a genomic window of Flavobacterium sp. KACC 22761:
- a CDS encoding TlpA disulfide reductase family protein, whose amino-acid sequence MKKLICFALLLIAPFFYAQNKVAKKPETIIVINNEIVTMAQVEKYAQEGRIKSMNKGVTEEERNKLAEKYGDKIGDREFITVVEVFTEKEKLENDKKIQPVATNQKAEAPEKQYLLNVNDTAKDFTLKLIDGTEVRLSDLKGKVVLVNFWATWCAPCLQEFYDIPTKILEPFKNDNFVFLAISSGEAEKIVAKKVTKLKGDGLNFNYGFDPESKIWNSYATNAIPKNFLIDQNGVIKFVTTGNAEGNLDNIAAEIKKLLSK is encoded by the coding sequence ATGAAAAAATTAATTTGTTTTGCTCTTCTGTTAATTGCACCATTCTTTTACGCACAAAATAAAGTCGCAAAAAAACCTGAAACAATCATTGTAATCAATAACGAAATTGTCACGATGGCACAAGTTGAGAAATATGCTCAGGAAGGCAGAATTAAATCAATGAATAAAGGCGTTACAGAAGAAGAAAGAAACAAATTAGCCGAAAAATATGGTGATAAAATTGGAGACAGAGAATTTATAACTGTCGTTGAAGTATTTACCGAAAAAGAAAAATTAGAAAACGATAAAAAAATTCAACCAGTAGCTACCAACCAAAAAGCGGAAGCACCAGAAAAACAATATCTTTTGAACGTAAATGATACAGCAAAAGACTTTACTTTGAAATTAATCGATGGCACAGAAGTAAGACTTTCTGATTTAAAAGGGAAAGTGGTTTTAGTCAATTTTTGGGCAACTTGGTGCGCGCCATGCTTACAGGAGTTTTACGATATTCCAACAAAAATTCTAGAACCATTCAAAAACGATAATTTTGTGTTTTTAGCCATCTCAAGTGGAGAAGCTGAAAAAATAGTAGCAAAAAAAGTGACTAAACTTAAAGGTGACGGTCTGAATTTTAATTACGGATTTGATCCAGAGAGCAAAATTTGGAATAGTTACGCTACCAATGCGATTCCAAAAAATTTCTTGATTGACCAAAACGGAGTTATAAAATTTGTAACCACCGGAAATGCAGAAGGAAATCTAGACAACATTGCCGCTGAAATCAAAAAACTGCTTTCAAAATAA
- a CDS encoding nuclease-related domain-containing protein, with translation MCRVYNTIGCLNTLQIDLVRYNIDHFHSLNELINFKKNHQINEAQIISNHTLFIEEEKSALERDLSELNTSISQKKMILELQLRQQLDNFNDEIDNLPETHSKIFPTIKDYWLNLVICTKFWSAQLKFHYDIFLFNYQIKKQLFRKKKKRFEYIAANFQNVVNESSYQDLLVFEKKKEIIETLNNTIYGAVGEQKVESMLKKLTDDYILINDFCCTFNPPIYNKNNHDPIHSIQIDHLLISPAGVFLIETKNWGDSSLNNPDLRSPVEQVLRTNYALFRLFNNQISKKTLIFLGNIGEIEKCQSKTSLFLPTKNQLRNSNL, from the coding sequence ATGTGCAGAGTTTATAATACCATCGGATGTCTCAATACTTTACAAATTGATTTAGTTCGATATAACATCGACCATTTTCACTCGTTGAATGAATTGATTAATTTTAAAAAAAATCATCAAATCAACGAAGCGCAAATCATTTCGAATCATACTTTATTTATTGAAGAAGAAAAATCAGCGCTTGAAAGAGATTTATCAGAATTAAATACTTCCATTTCGCAAAAGAAAATGATTCTCGAACTGCAATTAAGACAGCAACTCGATAATTTTAATGACGAAATTGACAATCTTCCCGAAACCCATTCTAAAATTTTTCCAACAATAAAAGACTATTGGCTCAACCTTGTTATCTGCACAAAATTTTGGTCGGCACAACTTAAATTTCATTACGATATCTTCCTTTTTAATTATCAGATAAAAAAACAGCTTTTTAGAAAAAAAAAAAAACGGTTCGAGTATATTGCTGCCAATTTTCAGAATGTTGTAAACGAAAGCAGTTATCAAGATTTACTGGTATTTGAAAAGAAAAAAGAAATAATCGAAACGCTTAACAATACCATTTACGGAGCAGTTGGCGAGCAAAAAGTAGAAAGTATGCTAAAAAAATTGACTGACGATTATATTTTGATAAATGATTTTTGCTGCACTTTCAATCCGCCAATCTATAATAAAAACAATCACGATCCTATTCATTCCATTCAAATTGATCATCTTTTGATTTCTCCCGCCGGAGTTTTTTTAATCGAAACAAAAAATTGGGGTGACAGTTCCTTAAACAATCCCGATTTGCGCTCGCCTGTTGAGCAAGTTCTTCGAACCAATTATGCTTTGTTCAGACTATTCAACAATCAAATAAGCAAAAAAACACTGATTTTTCTCGGCAATATTGGGGAAATCGAAAAGTGCCAATCAAAAACATCATTGTTTTTACCAACAAAAAACCAGTTGAGGAATTCGAATTTGTAA
- a CDS encoding SRPBCC family protein, giving the protein MKSEITKTTPESEIVTTRVLNFPQELVFKAWSDPDHLKNWWGPKGFTNTFHEFDFREGGRWKFTMHGPERGNFENECEFIKIDRPNLIAWKRYSKPLFQILTTFETVDENKTKVVFKMLFETVEECQKLKPYVVDKNEENFDKLEVELSKMKK; this is encoded by the coding sequence ATGAAATCAGAAATTACCAAAACCACGCCAGAATCAGAAATCGTGACAACCCGAGTTCTGAATTTTCCCCAAGAACTGGTTTTTAAAGCTTGGAGTGATCCTGATCATTTGAAAAATTGGTGGGGACCAAAAGGCTTTACCAATACTTTTCACGAATTTGATTTTCGCGAAGGCGGAAGATGGAAATTTACAATGCACGGTCCTGAAAGAGGAAATTTTGAAAATGAATGCGAATTCATAAAAATTGACAGGCCAAATCTTATTGCTTGGAAACGTTATTCCAAACCGTTGTTCCAAATTCTCACCACATTTGAAACGGTTGATGAAAACAAAACTAAAGTTGTTTTTAAAATGCTTTTTGAAACAGTTGAAGAATGCCAAAAACTGAAACCTTACGTTGTCGATAAAAACGAAGAAAACTTTGATAAACTTGAAGTTGAATTATCGAAAATGAAAAAATAA
- a CDS encoding Na+/H+ antiporter: MENYTIIIFILAIVIGLSAFAEKSKLPYPILLVIVGVAIGFIPTMNEIEINPEIIFLIFLPPLLYDASFNISPKHFKTNLSTISTLAIPLVFLTTFWIAVVSHYMIPGMSWPLSFVLGAILSATDAVAAVNITKGLDIPEKTLTILEGESLINDASALVAYRFAVAAVMGSAFIIWKATFEFVFLLGGGFLVGFVMGKILGFILKKVRNNMNVTVSFMLLMPFVTYLVAEHLHVSGVIAVVILGLAMARFSNKILPENLKNNARSLWDVIIFLLNGLIFILIGLNFRYILKDIDDGMILPYIGYAIIITIIALLTRMTRVFFQKKNLQKAFQKNKKRKRKVSEHALLDFGNSLIISWSGMRGIVSLAIALGLPKVLEDGTPFPERNAIIFISVAVVLITIIGQGLTLPWIVKKINSLKEKQH; this comes from the coding sequence ATGGAAAACTACACCATAATCATTTTCATATTAGCCATTGTAATTGGTCTTTCTGCTTTTGCTGAAAAATCAAAACTGCCCTATCCTATTCTTTTGGTTATTGTTGGAGTTGCTATTGGTTTTATTCCGACAATGAATGAAATTGAAATTAATCCCGAAATTATTTTCTTGATATTTCTGCCTCCATTATTGTATGACGCTTCGTTTAATATTTCACCAAAACATTTCAAAACAAACCTAAGCACGATAAGCACATTAGCCATTCCGTTAGTTTTCCTTACTACATTTTGGATTGCGGTAGTTTCGCATTATATGATTCCGGGCATGAGCTGGCCTTTGTCATTTGTTCTTGGCGCTATACTTTCAGCAACAGATGCCGTTGCAGCAGTAAATATCACAAAAGGGCTCGACATTCCAGAAAAAACCTTGACGATACTTGAAGGCGAAAGCCTGATAAACGATGCATCTGCATTAGTTGCTTATCGTTTTGCCGTGGCGGCCGTTATGGGTTCTGCATTTATAATCTGGAAAGCGACATTCGAATTTGTTTTCTTGCTTGGTGGCGGATTTTTAGTGGGTTTTGTAATGGGCAAAATTTTAGGTTTTATTCTGAAAAAAGTACGCAACAATATGAATGTCACTGTCAGTTTTATGTTGCTTATGCCTTTTGTAACTTATTTAGTCGCTGAACATTTGCATGTTTCGGGCGTAATTGCTGTTGTTATATTAGGTTTGGCGATGGCGCGTTTCAGCAACAAAATTTTGCCTGAAAATTTAAAAAATAATGCTAGAAGTCTTTGGGATGTTATTATTTTTCTGCTCAACGGATTGATTTTTATCTTAATCGGACTCAATTTTCGATACATTCTGAAAGATATTGACGACGGCATGATTCTGCCTTATATTGGTTATGCTATAATAATTACAATCATCGCATTGTTAACGAGAATGACAAGGGTCTTTTTCCAAAAGAAGAATCTGCAGAAGGCTTTTCAAAAGAACAAAAAAAGAAAACGGAAAGTCAGCGAGCATGCATTGCTTGATTTTGGCAATAGTTTAATTATAAGCTGGTCCGGCATGCGTGGCATTGTCTCTCTCGCAATTGCCCTAGGTTTACCCAAAGTTTTAGAAGATGGAACTCCTTTTCCGGAACGAAATGCTATAATTTTTATTTCTGTAGCAGTTGTATTGATAACCATTATTGGGCAAGGACTTACGTTGCCTTGGATTGTTAAAAAAATAAATTCTTTGAAAGAAAAACAGCATTAA
- the dnaK gene encoding molecular chaperone DnaK produces the protein MGKIIGIDLGTTNSCVSVMEGNEAVVIPNAEGKRTTPSIIAFVEGGEIKVGDPAKRQAVTNPTKTIASIKRFMGHTFAETEGEAKRVPYSVVKGDNNTPRVDIDGRLYTAQELSAMTLQKMKKTAEDYLGQTVTEAVITVPAYFNDAQRQATKEAGEIAGLKVMRIINEPTAAALAYGLDKKGNDQKIAVYDLGGGTFDISVLELGDGVFEVLSTNGDTHLGGDDFDQVIIDWLADEFKSEEGIDLRLDPMSLQRLKEAAEKAKIELSSSAETEINLPYVTATASGPKHLVKKLSRAKFEQLSDSLVKRSMEPVAKALKDAGLSTSDIDEVILVGGSTRMPRIADEVEKFFGKKASKGVNPDEVVAIGAAIQGGVLSGDVKDVLLLDVTPLSLGIETMGGVLTKLIESNTTIPTKKSQVFSTAADSQPSVEIHVLQGERAMAADNKTIGRFHLDGIPPAPRGVPQIEVTFDIDANGIIKVSATDKGTGKSHDIRIEASSGLTAEEIEKMKKDAEANADADRIAKERAEKLNEADSTIFQTESQLKELGDKLTDDQKTAIEYALTELRMAHQSQDLDAIQKGLDNVNAAWKTATEAMYAQGGDAQQAAPQQEQSGDNVEDVEFEEVK, from the coding sequence ATGGGTAAAATAATCGGAATTGACTTAGGTACGACGAACTCTTGTGTTTCTGTAATGGAAGGTAACGAAGCAGTTGTTATCCCTAACGCAGAAGGAAAAAGAACTACACCATCTATCATCGCTTTTGTTGAAGGTGGAGAAATTAAAGTAGGTGATCCTGCAAAAAGACAAGCAGTAACGAATCCTACAAAAACGATTGCTTCTATTAAACGTTTTATGGGACACACTTTTGCTGAAACTGAAGGAGAAGCAAAAAGAGTTCCTTACAGTGTTGTAAAAGGTGACAACAATACGCCACGTGTGGATATTGACGGTCGTTTATACACTGCTCAAGAATTGTCTGCAATGACACTTCAAAAAATGAAAAAAACTGCTGAAGACTATTTAGGTCAAACAGTAACTGAGGCAGTTATTACAGTTCCTGCTTACTTTAACGATGCGCAGCGTCAAGCTACAAAAGAAGCTGGAGAAATTGCTGGTCTTAAAGTTATGCGTATCATCAACGAGCCAACTGCTGCTGCACTTGCTTATGGATTAGATAAAAAAGGAAATGATCAAAAAATTGCTGTTTACGATTTAGGTGGAGGTACTTTTGATATCTCTGTTCTTGAATTAGGAGACGGTGTATTTGAAGTATTATCTACAAATGGTGATACTCACTTAGGTGGTGATGATTTTGACCAAGTTATTATTGACTGGTTAGCTGACGAATTCAAATCTGAAGAAGGAATTGATTTACGTTTAGATCCAATGTCATTACAGCGTTTGAAAGAAGCTGCTGAGAAAGCTAAGATTGAATTATCATCTTCTGCTGAAACAGAAATCAACTTGCCATACGTAACGGCTACTGCTTCTGGACCAAAACACTTAGTGAAAAAATTATCTAGAGCTAAATTTGAGCAATTATCTGATTCTTTAGTAAAACGTTCTATGGAGCCAGTTGCTAAAGCATTAAAAGATGCAGGTTTATCTACATCTGATATCGACGAAGTAATCCTTGTTGGAGGTTCTACTCGTATGCCAAGAATCGCTGACGAAGTGGAGAAATTCTTCGGTAAAAAAGCTTCTAAAGGTGTTAACCCTGATGAGGTTGTGGCTATTGGAGCAGCTATTCAAGGTGGAGTTTTATCTGGAGATGTAAAAGATGTATTGTTGCTTGACGTAACACCTCTTTCTTTAGGTATCGAAACTATGGGTGGTGTATTGACTAAATTAATCGAGTCTAACACAACTATCCCAACTAAAAAATCTCAAGTATTCTCTACTGCTGCTGATTCTCAACCATCTGTTGAAATCCACGTATTACAAGGAGAAAGAGCAATGGCTGCTGATAACAAAACTATCGGTCGTTTCCACTTAGACGGTATTCCACCAGCACCAAGAGGAGTTCCTCAAATCGAAGTAACTTTCGATATCGATGCTAATGGTATCATCAAAGTTTCTGCAACTGATAAAGGAACAGGAAAATCTCACGATATCCGTATCGAAGCTTCTTCTGGATTAACAGCTGAAGAAATCGAAAAAATGAAAAAAGATGCTGAAGCTAACGCTGATGCTGACAGAATTGCAAAAGAAAGAGCTGAGAAATTGAACGAAGCTGACAGTACTATCTTCCAAACTGAATCTCAATTGAAAGAGTTAGGAGATAAATTGACAGACGATCAAAAAACAGCTATCGAATATGCTTTAACTGAATTGAGAATGGCTCACCAATCTCAAGATCTTGACGCAATCCAAAAAGGATTAGACAATGTAAATGCAGCTTGGAAAACAGCTACAGAAGCAATGTACGCTCAAGGTGGTGACGCTCAACAAGCAGCTCCACAACAAGAGCAATCTGGAGACAATGTTGAAGACGTTGAATTCGAAGAAGTAAAATAA
- a CDS encoding IS3 family transposase (programmed frameshift) encodes MSLTREVFKRIVPDCTYSEAFKKQVVKEFELGLFCKADLRRRYQIRSHSCIDSWLRKYGKFTYLEKLTLGRPMKDPQSQRIKELEAQLAKKEQELLVFKKFIEIAERELKIEIGKKVWFQAVQEINRIYRVSPCEICRLFGYSKQAYYKRKSHLLKSIPDKVHLKSLVMSVRQKLPKTGGRKLHYMLKDDLKRHQIKIGRDKLFDFLRDEYLLVPKARRYYKTTNSRHWMRKYPNLIKEIKLNEPEQVWVADITYLRTKEQTYYLHLITDAYSKKIVGYNLSDNLMASSTLEALKMAVGNRKYSRNLIHHSDRGLQYCSKEYTEYLSQSKILISMTQNYDPYENAVAERVNGILKEEFGLSEIFEDFENLKKQALESILFYNQIRVHLSINMLTPNQAHLQNQIKLKRWKKTNRNKNNSVPI; translated from the exons ATGTCACTAACAAGAGAAGTATTTAAAAGAATTGTGCCTGATTGCACTTACAGTGAGGCATTCAAAAAACAGGTTGTAAAAGAATTTGAACTGGGATTATTTTGCAAGGCAGATCTTCGCCGTCGTTACCAAATCAGAAGTCATAGCTGTATCGACAGTTGGTTAAGAAAATATGGTAAATTTACATATCTGGAAAAACTAACACTGGGACGACCTATGAAAGATCCTCAATCTCAACGCATCAAAGAACTCGAAGCTCAATTAGCTAAGAAAGAGCAAGAATTATTGGTCTTTAAAAAGTTTATTGAAATAGCCGAACGCGAGCTAAAAATCGAGATTG GTAAAAAAGTCTGGTTCCAAGCAGTCCAAGAAATAAATCGTATATACAGGGTTAGTCCTTGTGAAATATGTCGATTGTTTGGATACAGTAAACAAGCTTATTACAAACGAAAATCACATCTATTAAAGTCAATTCCCGACAAAGTACATCTCAAATCTTTGGTAATGTCGGTTCGTCAAAAGCTGCCAAAAACCGGTGGCAGAAAACTGCATTATATGCTGAAAGATGATTTAAAAAGACATCAAATAAAGATTGGCAGAGATAAATTGTTTGATTTTTTACGTGATGAATATTTATTAGTCCCTAAAGCTAGAAGATATTACAAGACAACAAATTCAAGACATTGGATGCGTAAATATCCAAATTTAATAAAAGAAATCAAGCTCAATGAGCCTGAGCAGGTTTGGGTTGCTGATATTACTTATCTAAGAACTAAAGAACAAACATATTACCTGCATTTGATAACAGATGCATACTCGAAGAAAATTGTAGGTTATAATTTATCGGATAATTTAATGGCTTCTTCTACATTAGAAGCTTTAAAGATGGCTGTCGGTAATAGGAAATACAGCAGAAATCTCATACATCATTCAGATAGAGGTCTTCAATATTGCAGCAAAGAGTACACGGAATATTTATCTCAAAGCAAGATTCTGATAAGTATGACACAAAACTATGATCCATATGAAAATGCAGTTGCAGAAAGAGTAAATGGTATTTTAAAAGAAGAATTTGGATTATCTGAAATCTTTGAAGATTTTGAAAATCTGAAAAAGCAAGCTCTAGAATCTATTTTATTTTATAATCAAATAAGAGTGCATTTATCAATAAATATGCTGACTCCAAATCAAGCACATTTACAAAATCAAATCAAACTCAAAAGATGGAAAAAAACAAATCGGAACAAAAATAATTCTGTTCCGATTTAA
- the corA gene encoding magnesium/cobalt transporter CorA, with protein MRKIKYKKGRKLQHTSLEYTGSHKDFKTEMQLFVYNDADVIEYEKFTVSALNSCFDFTKNNWLNIHGLNDIDLIKTIGEHFKLDDFLLADILNTTKRTKLEEQQEVLFFNIKSLLPSESSDDLKVEQLSFILKDGILISFQEKRSDFFTHIRERLRTHAGIVRTKKVDYLLYLLLDAVMENFYITIEDEEENIEELINLTKKGADPIILEKIENHRDNFNFLKRSIVPLRDSLYYLKTIKDDETNGLIQKDTFNFFIRLHQKSLELLEQIESDMSSLESASNFYFSEQSRKMNEIMKTLTIISAIFIPLTFIVGVYGMNFENMPELKTQNGYFITMGSMFFLVIALIVYFKRRRWF; from the coding sequence ATGAGAAAGATAAAATACAAGAAAGGGCGCAAACTACAGCATACTAGTTTAGAGTACACAGGATCTCATAAAGATTTTAAGACAGAGATGCAGCTTTTCGTCTATAATGATGCAGATGTCATAGAATATGAGAAGTTTACAGTTTCGGCACTGAATTCGTGTTTTGATTTTACGAAAAACAATTGGCTCAATATCCATGGATTAAATGATATTGATCTTATTAAAACAATTGGAGAACATTTTAAGCTAGACGACTTTTTGCTGGCCGACATTTTAAACACAACAAAAAGAACCAAACTTGAAGAACAGCAAGAAGTTTTATTCTTTAATATAAAATCCCTTTTGCCTTCAGAATCTTCAGACGATCTTAAAGTAGAGCAGCTAAGTTTTATTTTGAAAGACGGGATTTTGATTTCGTTTCAGGAAAAACGAAGTGATTTCTTCACACATATACGCGAGCGCCTGCGCACCCATGCAGGAATTGTCAGAACTAAAAAAGTCGATTATCTGTTGTATTTATTGCTGGATGCTGTAATGGAAAACTTCTATATTACCATAGAAGATGAAGAAGAAAATATTGAAGAATTGATCAATTTGACTAAAAAGGGAGCAGATCCTATAATTTTAGAAAAGATCGAAAATCACCGTGACAATTTTAATTTCTTGAAACGTTCCATTGTGCCTCTAAGAGATTCTTTGTACTATCTGAAAACCATTAAGGATGATGAAACAAATGGATTAATCCAAAAAGATACTTTTAATTTCTTTATCAGATTGCATCAAAAAAGTTTGGAGCTATTGGAACAAATAGAATCCGATATGAGTTCATTAGAAAGTGCGTCTAACTTTTATTTTTCGGAACAAAGCCGAAAAATGAATGAAATCATGAAAACGCTAACGATTATTTCTGCCATATTTATTCCGCTTACTTTTATTGTTGGAGTTTACGGAATGAATTTTGAAAATATGCCAGAGCTTAAAACACAAAACGGCTATTTTATAACTATGGGATCCATGTTTTTCTTAGTTATAGCCTTAATTGTATATTTTAAAAGAAGACGTTGGTTTTAA
- the pta gene encoding phosphate acetyltransferase, which yields MSKAIYIATSDHNSGKSIITLGVMSILIGKTAKVGYFRPIIEDFVDGEKDNHIETVLSYFNLDIKFEDAYAITKSKLIKKKNKGKIGEVLDLIIEKYKKLEDRFDFVLVEGTSFTGEGTSIELDLNVLIAKNLGIPTIIIGSGVGKTLEELVDSLYLVYDSFKVKEVEVLSVFANKVQPENIKLVTKSLQKSLPPSVLVNTIPLISSLNNPTMQEIVNALNAKVLFGENYLNNEIGHYSVGAMQLHNYLVHLNNNALVITPGDRSDIILGALQANESANYPTISGIILTGNIVPEDSILKLIEGLSAVVPIIAVDGGTYHITNKIGSIKSEIYANNTHKIETSINTFEKYVEIEALSQRVITFEPEGMTPKMFQYNMVKRAKQHRKHIVLPEGNDDRIILAASRLMDMDVVDISIIGEKKQVESKVAELGVTLDFSKVQIINPKESELFEDYANTYYELRKAKNISITMARDLMEDVSYFGTMMVYKGHADGMVSGAAHTTQHTILPALQFIKTKPNSSVVSSVFFMCLEDRVSVFGDCAINPNPTAEQLAEIAISSAESSAAFGIEPKIAMLSYSSGASGKGDEVDKVRTATEIVKQKRPDLKIEGPIQYDAAVDRAVGKSKMPDSEVAGQASVLIFPDLNTGNNTYKAVQRETGALAIGPMLQGLNKPVNDLSRGCTVDDIINTVVITAIQAQGI from the coding sequence ATGAGCAAAGCAATATATATTGCCACAAGTGACCACAATAGCGGAAAATCGATTATTACGCTTGGAGTGATGAGCATTTTAATTGGCAAAACGGCTAAAGTGGGATATTTTAGGCCTATTATTGAAGATTTTGTAGATGGTGAAAAAGACAATCATATTGAAACAGTTTTGTCTTATTTTAACCTTGATATAAAGTTTGAAGATGCTTATGCAATAACAAAAAGCAAACTGATCAAGAAAAAAAATAAAGGCAAAATAGGAGAGGTTTTAGACTTGATTATTGAAAAATATAAAAAACTTGAAGACCGTTTTGACTTTGTCTTGGTTGAAGGAACAAGCTTTACCGGCGAAGGAACTTCGATTGAACTGGATTTGAATGTCTTAATTGCTAAAAATCTTGGAATTCCAACTATTATTATAGGTTCAGGAGTTGGAAAAACATTAGAAGAATTAGTTGACAGCTTATATTTGGTTTATGATTCCTTTAAAGTAAAAGAAGTTGAGGTTTTGTCAGTTTTTGCAAATAAAGTACAGCCTGAGAATATTAAATTGGTTACCAAAAGTCTTCAAAAAAGTTTGCCGCCAAGTGTTTTGGTCAATACAATTCCGCTTATTTCAAGTTTGAACAATCCTACGATGCAAGAAATTGTAAATGCGCTTAATGCCAAAGTTTTGTTTGGAGAAAATTATCTGAACAATGAGATCGGGCATTACAGTGTAGGAGCAATGCAATTGCATAATTATTTGGTTCACCTGAATAATAATGCATTGGTTATTACACCTGGAGATCGTTCAGATATTATTTTAGGTGCTTTGCAAGCAAATGAATCAGCAAATTATCCCACGATTTCAGGAATTATTTTAACCGGAAATATAGTGCCTGAAGACAGTATTTTAAAATTAATCGAAGGACTTTCGGCAGTAGTGCCAATTATTGCAGTCGATGGCGGAACATACCACATTACTAATAAAATTGGATCAATAAAATCTGAAATTTATGCCAATAACACGCATAAAATAGAAACTTCAATCAATACATTTGAGAAATATGTTGAAATCGAAGCGCTTTCTCAACGCGTAATTACTTTTGAGCCAGAAGGCATGACGCCAAAAATGTTTCAGTATAATATGGTCAAAAGAGCCAAACAACACCGAAAACATATTGTATTGCCAGAAGGGAATGATGACAGAATCATTTTGGCGGCTTCGCGATTGATGGATATGGATGTAGTTGATATTTCGATCATTGGAGAAAAAAAACAAGTCGAAAGCAAAGTTGCTGAACTTGGAGTTACTTTAGATTTTTCAAAAGTGCAGATTATTAATCCAAAAGAATCAGAACTTTTTGAGGATTATGCTAACACCTATTACGAGCTTAGAAAAGCTAAGAACATAAGTATAACCATGGCAAGAGATTTAATGGAAGATGTTTCGTATTTTGGAACCATGATGGTCTATAAAGGCCACGCAGATGGAATGGTTTCGGGCGCGGCGCATACTACGCAACATACGATTTTGCCAGCTTTACAATTCATTAAAACAAAACCAAATTCATCTGTAGTTTCTTCCGTATTCTTTATGTGTCTGGAAGATCGAGTTTCGGTATTTGGAGATTGTGCGATTAATCCAAATCCAACCGCCGAACAATTGGCAGAAATTGCGATTTCATCAGCGGAATCTAGTGCAGCTTTCGGAATTGAGCCAAAAATCGCGATGCTGTCGTATTCATCTGGTGCATCAGGAAAAGGTGATGAAGTAGATAAAGTGAGAACAGCAACAGAAATTGTAAAACAAAAGCGTCCTGATTTAAAAATCGAAGGACCAATTCAATATGACGCTGCCGTTGACCGAGCTGTAGGAAAAAGCAAAATGCCAGATTCTGAAGTGGCAGGACAAGCGAGCGTATTGATTTTCCCAGATTTAAATACAGGAAATAATACCTATAAAGCCGTTCAAAGAGAAACTGGAGCTTTAGCCATAGGTCCGATGCTACAAGGCTTAAATAAGCCGGTAAACGACTTAAGCCGTGGTTGCACGGTTGATGATATTATCAATACGGTTGTGATCACAGCAATTCAAGCACAAGGAATTTAA